TAATAAAACTGGAGATGCGAATAAGATTGCACAGAGTTTAGTAACTAAACGTGATGTATTAGGTGTTATAGGTCATTTTAGAAGTGATACGGCCTTAGAAGCTATTAAAGTTTATCAAGAGCGGCACTTATTATTAATGTCTTCTACAGCAACATCAGATTCTCTGTCAACTTCTTGTAAATCAAATTATCCTAATTGCTTTTTCCGTGTTGTTCCTAGCAATCGTGTAATTGCCCAAACTTTAGCTAACTACCTAAAAAAAGAGAAAAAACTCAAAGCAGCGATATTTTTTAATCCTAATAGCAATTATAGTAAATCTCTGCAAGAACAAATGAAAGCAAGATTATCTGAATTAGGTGGAGAGGTAGTAGTAGAAATACCTTTGGATGATAATTTAGAATCTACTATAAACAAAGTAAAAAAACAAAAAGCAGATGTAATTGTTTTATTTCCTACTAGCGATGGCCTTACCTCCGATTCAGCAGTTCAGGTAATTGAATATGCCAAAAGGTATAACTATTTAATAGTTGGCGGTGATAGTTTGGATAGTAACAAGCTGATTAAAGCTATTGCTGAAAACAAAGCTGGTTCAGTAGTGGCTATACCTTGGCATTCTAAAAGTGTTCTTAATCCAGAATTTTCTAAACAAGCAGAAAAATTATGGGGCAAAGCAGAGAACTGGCACTCTGCACTATCTTACGATGCAACACGTGCATTGCTGGCAGCTTTACAGAAAATACCATCACCAAGTCGTGTGGATGTGCAGCAAGCAATAGCTAAGACTAACTTTAAAGCAACTGGATCTACAGGAGTAATTTCTTTTAAACCAAATGGCGATCGCCTACAAGAAAATATTGATTTAGTTAAAGTTATTCACAATAGCATTACAGGACAAATTGAATTTGTCCCTTTGGAAAAATAATTATTGGGTATTGGGCATTAAAAAGTTATTCTTCCTTGTCTCCCCTACTTATAACAGCATCTGCTCCAATCGCTGGAAATCTCGCTGCACTTCATTCCAAAGAGCCTTGTTATGCGGATCAGTTTTTAAAGCTTTTTTCAGATAAATCCTGGCTTTGAGCAGCTGGTTTTCTCCAATTAAAGCGCGTCCCCAAATTTGATACGCAACAGCCTGCCATTGAAGAACTTCTGCATCTCCTGATAAACGTACCGCTAAAGCCTCTGCAAGGGCGATCGCTTGCGGAAATCGTCTTTCTTGCAAAAACCGCTGTAGTTGTTCGTAAGTCTTCCATTTCAGCCGCTGTTCGATTTCCACAAGTTCAGGTGGCTTTGATGACGGCTGTGGCTGGGGTGCCACAGTGGTTGTTGCTGCTTTTTCTCGGCGCGTAACCTTGACATCATCACGCCCTGCGGCTGACAACTGGCTTGACTGATGAGCAATTTCCTCTGGCAGTACTACTGTCAGCAGGAGCTTGTAAGCCTCAGTCAAGGCAATAAACTTATCTTTAGCTTTTTTATCGTCTGGGTTAATATCGGGATGATATTGCTGCGCCAATCGTCGGTAAGACGCTTTGATGTCGGCAAAAGAGGCTCCCGACCTTAAACCCAATACACGGTAGCAATCTCCAAGATCCATCTTCAGCCATCAGCTATCGAATATCCAGCTATCGGCTATTTATTATCACCTTAAAGCCGGGATTATTAATAATAAACAATTATTTTATAGTTTAAAGTTCACTTTTGACAGTTTTTTTCGGAAAGGGGAAAGGGGAATGGGGAGTAGAGACGCGATTATACTCTTACGAGAAGCCGAAGCAGAGCGTCTACGCGTCTCTACAGGAGTTAGTTATTTTTTCCAGCTCCCTGCTCCCCTGCTCCCCATTTCTATGGTCGTTCTTCAATCACACGGTCAATTAAACCGTATTCCTTAGCTTCAAGGGCAGACATGAAAAAGTCGCGATCCATGTCTTTTTCAATCTTTGCCAAGGCCTGACCTGTTTTATCCGCATAAATTTGATTCAGCTGGTGGCGAATCCGCAGAATCTCTTTAGCTTCAATTTCGATATCAGTTGCTTGCCCACGGGTTCCGCCAGAAGGTTGGTGAATCATGATCCGTGAGTGAGGCAATGCCAACCGCTTGCCCTTAGTACCAGCGGCCAACAGAAAAGACCCCATTGACGCGGCTAAACCGACGCAAATAGTCACCACATCTGATTTGATATGTTGCATGGTGTCAAAAATAGCCATGCCGGAGGTGACCATCCCACCGGGAGAATTGATATATAAAAATATATCTTTACCTGGATCATCTGAATCCAGATAGAGCATCACAGCGATGATTTGGTTAGCAATTTCGTCATCAATATCTCGCCCCAAGAAAATAATTCGTTCTCGGTAAAGGCGATCGTAGATGCTAATCCAATCTGTATACTGTCCTCCGGGCATCCGGTAAGGAACTTTAGGAACGCCTATAGGCATTTTATTTACTCCGTTTGAATTAATTGGGTAATGGGGACTGGGGAATACTTAACTTCCCTACTCAGCACTCAGCACTCACTAAAGCACACTAGCAGGCAGTGGAGGATTGGCAAGTTCTTCTTTCTCAAAAACTCGGTCAATCAGTCCGTATTCCTTCGCTTGGTACGGTGTCATGTAGAACAGCCGATCCATATCTTTGGTGATTTTTGCTGCGGGCTGTCCGGTGGTCTGAGCCAGAATATCGACCATCGCCGTTTTATTTACCAGAACTTCCTTTGCCCGAATTTGAATATCCGTTGCTTGACCTTGGGCGTAGCTCTTGGGCTGGTGCAGGATAATGTTAGAGTGTGGCAAACTGGCACGGCAACCTTTTGTACCTGCACTGAGAAGCATCGCTGCCATACCCATCGCCGAACCGATGCAGATGGTGTGGATAGGAGGCTTAATATATTTTATTGTGTCAAAGATAGCGAAGGCTTCGGTTTCAAAACCAATAGGTTCACCACTGTAGCCGGAAGTGCCGGTGGAGTTAATGTAGATTTTAATCGGCTTTTCGGGATCATCGGACTGCAAATATAGCAGTTCGGCGATGATCAATTCCGTGACAGCAGGCACCAGCGGCATTCCAAGATAGACAATTCGCTCCTTCAATAGTAAGGAAGGTAAATCTGGCGGCGGTGTCCGGTAAAAGTTATCGCCGTAATAAGGGGCTTGCACAGCCTTGATGGGGGAAATGTCCATAGCGTCTGTCGCCTGAAACTATGCCGTTAACTGTAATACATCCTAGCGCGATGGTAGCTGTGTTTAAGGTGCGGATTTCTCCCTAATGCTTAAAGTAGCTCTACATCTGCCAATCTATGGCTTCTAAGATATTCTGAATATATTAATGTATTTGTGCTGGATAAGTTTTCCGTAGCGTTAAAGTTGTGCTTTGAAGTTATCGATAAATGTGTATATCCTGGATGGGAACTTTGGGTTATGAAGGTTAGCTTGCAGCCTGCCTTGAATGATGGGAATTTAGACGCCAACCAACTGAGTAGTCAACGTCAGTTGAGTATTTCGATTTCTGCGATCGCCGAAACGCAAGATCGGAGTGCGCCAATAAATTTATGCTTAATTCTCGACCATAGTGGTTCAATGAATGGGCGAGCCTTAGAAAATGTCAAAAAAGCGGCGACTCGTTTGGTTGATAAACTCAAAAATGGCGATCGCCTGAGTATTGTAGCTTTCGACCACCGCGCCAAAGTCTTAGTACCCAATCAAACTATCGAAGACCCAGAACACATCAAACAGCAAATTAACCGCCTCACCGCCGATGGTGGAACGGCGATTGATGAAGGCTTACGCTTGGGTATTGAGGAGTTAGCCAAGGGTAAAAAAGATACTATTTCTCAAGCTTTTTTATTAACCGACGGTGAAAATGAACACGGTGATAACAATCGCTGTTTAAAATTCGCTCAATTAGCTGCTAGCTATAATTTAACTTTGAATACCCTGGGATTTGGTGATAATTGGAACCAGGATGTTTTAGAAAAAATCGCTGATGCAGGCTTAGGGACTTTATCCTATATTCAAAAACCCGATCAGGCTATAGATGAGTTTAGCCGTCTTTTCAGCCGCATTCAAACGGTGGGATTGACAAATGCCTATTTATTATTCTCCCTCTTGCCGAATGTCCGGCTGGCGGAACTCAAACCAATCGCCCAAGTTGCCCCAGACACGATTGAGTTACCACTACAACAAGAAGCAGATGGGCGCTTCGCTGTGCGCTTGGGAGACTTAATGAAAGATGTGGAACGGGTAATTTTAGCTAATATTTATTTGGGACAGTTGCCATCAGGTAGACAAGCGATCGCGAATGTCCAAGTCCGCTACGATGACCCAGCTCAAAACCAGGTAAGTCTATTAACGTCCAACCTTCCAGTTTATGCAAATGTAGTTGAGCGTTACCAAGCCGATCTCAATCCGCAGGTGCAGCAGTCGATTTTAGCATTAGCCAAGTATCGCCAAACCCAGCTAGCCGAGGCGAAATTACAACAAGGCGATCGCACGGGTGCAGCGACGATGTTACAGACGGCTGCGAAAACTGCACTGCAAATGGGAGATACAGGTGCAGCTACGGTGTTGCAAACTTCTGCCACACAGCTACAAGCTGGAGGAGATTTATCAGAAAGCGATCGCAAGAAAACCAGGATTGTCTCAAAAACCGTCTTGCAAGATACCCCTCCTAAATGAAAGTTAAATTGCTATCGGCGCTAAATGATACTAATGTTGATGCGACTCAAGCGAATAACCAACGTCAATTGGCAATTTCGATATCCGCGATCGCTGGTGAACTAGAGCAAAATTTACCACTCAACCTCTGCTTGATTCTGGATCAAAGTGGTTCCATGCATGGGCAACCAATTAAAACTGTGATTCAGGCAGTGGAAGGATTATTAGACCAATTGAAAGTAGGCGATCGGCTCTCGGTTATCGCTTTTGCTGGTTCTGCTGAAGTCATTATCCCTAACCAAACTATCCAAGACCCCGAAAGCATCAAATCGCAGATTAAAAGCAAACTGAAAGCTAGTGGTGGCACAGTAATTGCTGATGGTTTACAACTGGGAATTACAGAATTGATGAAGGGGACAAGAGGCGCGGTTTCCCAGGCGTTTCTCCTCACTGATGGTCATGGTGAAAGCAGTTTGCGGATTTGGAAGTGGGATATTGGCAAAGATGACAATAAGCGCTGTC
This region of Nostoc sp. UHCC 0302 genomic DNA includes:
- a CDS encoding J domain-containing protein — translated: MDLGDCYRVLGLRSGASFADIKASYRRLAQQYHPDINPDDKKAKDKFIALTEAYKLLLTVVLPEEIAHQSSQLSAAGRDDVKVTRREKAATTTVAPQPQPSSKPPELVEIEQRLKWKTYEQLQRFLQERRFPQAIALAEALAVRLSGDAEVLQWQAVAYQIWGRALIGENQLLKARIYLKKALKTDPHNKALWNEVQRDFQRLEQMLL
- a CDS encoding ATP-dependent Clp protease proteolytic subunit — encoded protein: MDISPIKAVQAPYYGDNFYRTPPPDLPSLLLKERIVYLGMPLVPAVTELIIAELLYLQSDDPEKPIKIYINSTGTSGYSGEPIGFETEAFAIFDTIKYIKPPIHTICIGSAMGMAAMLLSAGTKGCRASLPHSNIILHQPKSYAQGQATDIQIRAKEVLVNKTAMVDILAQTTGQPAAKITKDMDRLFYMTPYQAKEYGLIDRVFEKEELANPPLPASVL
- a CDS encoding VWA domain-containing protein; protein product: MKVSLQPALNDGNLDANQLSSQRQLSISISAIAETQDRSAPINLCLILDHSGSMNGRALENVKKAATRLVDKLKNGDRLSIVAFDHRAKVLVPNQTIEDPEHIKQQINRLTADGGTAIDEGLRLGIEELAKGKKDTISQAFLLTDGENEHGDNNRCLKFAQLAASYNLTLNTLGFGDNWNQDVLEKIADAGLGTLSYIQKPDQAIDEFSRLFSRIQTVGLTNAYLLFSLLPNVRLAELKPIAQVAPDTIELPLQQEADGRFAVRLGDLMKDVERVILANIYLGQLPSGRQAIANVQVRYDDPAQNQVSLLTSNLPVYANVVERYQADLNPQVQQSILALAKYRQTQLAEAKLQQGDRTGAATMLQTAAKTALQMGDTGAATVLQTSATQLQAGGDLSESDRKKTRIVSKTVLQDTPPK
- a CDS encoding ATP-dependent Clp protease proteolytic subunit → MPIGVPKVPYRMPGGQYTDWISIYDRLYRERIIFLGRDIDDEIANQIIAVMLYLDSDDPGKDIFLYINSPGGMVTSGMAIFDTMQHIKSDVVTICVGLAASMGSFLLAAGTKGKRLALPHSRIMIHQPSGGTRGQATDIEIEAKEILRIRHQLNQIYADKTGQALAKIEKDMDRDFFMSALEAKEYGLIDRVIEERP